The Monomorium pharaonis isolate MP-MQ-018 chromosome 5, ASM1337386v2, whole genome shotgun sequence genome segment TACGCAAATACATTGTGAATAATACATAGTgcgataatatataattggcTGTCTTTAATACGCGAGTCGCGAGGTCTGACCATTTGATCTTGCAGCTATTGTTACTGTGgtctattttatacatatatatgtataaactatatatatgtactgtTATGGCATCAAACGGAACGCAATCTGGGCACTATAATGAgtgataataaagatagaatgatGCAGTAGTGCTAATACTGCTAATAATACGCTATCTGAATGCAGCTTATGTGAGtatatctaatttaaataagaataattgaaTGAATTTGATGTTTATGTCTAATTGGATTGatcaaagtttttattttgtattctaGTATTTATATGAATACATGAGATCTGATCATTCGATCTTGCAGCTATTATTGTAGTCTTGCTACTGTTGTGATTTTGTTACGGtcgtctatttttatatatatataaaccatatatatatatatatatatatatatatatatatatatatatatattactgcTATGGCATCAAACGGAACATTATCTGGGCACTATAGTgagtgataataaaaatagaatgatGCAGTAGTGTTATACTGCTAATAGTACGCTATCCGAATGCAGCTTATGTGAGTATATCTagtttaaataagaataaataagaataattgaatgtttctcatttcttttaaACTTGATGTCTATGTCTAATTGGATTGatcaaagtttttattttgtattctaACATTTGTATGTAGTCCAGTACAGTGGTTATTATGTggtaattttctaaattttgcaGAAGTTATACAGGCATGATATTGCatatattaagtttaaaaactaAACTGGGAACTTGGAAAGGAATCctaatcatttttttcacgTTGCTTCACTTACGTCACTATTGGCTTCACTTTCTGACTTATCCTATAACAGTACTTATCTCATGCATTACCTTATTCGCAATTtgcatacattattttttagcattattctttatgattttgatatattctttctgcattaattttttttctatgtacaaTGTACAGTGCCACCATCCAAAAGTTGTTACTGGAAATTTTTTGCCCGAACGAACGAAGGCGGCAGATGTATTCTTTGCCACCAGATTGTTAAAACTAAGGGCAATACAACAAATTTGCGTTTTTATCTGGCTCGAGCACATCCTAAAgttttgttacaaataaagAACACTACTGATGCTGAGACATCTGGTGTTACAGAATCCTCAATTTCAACAAAACAAGGAAAAGTTATGGTAATAAGTTTATGGCACAATTACTTTTTGTATGGAAAACTACatacaatttaacaaaataatactactaatgcattttattttacacattttagtCTCAAGATGAAACTTCGATTGATCTCGATATTGATGTTGATGATTTTGAATTAATGGCAAAATCTGTTTCACCTTCTACTTCTCCGTCTTCATCAGTCACGTCAAATCTTTCACGATCAGAGTCATCAGTATCATTACCAGTTGCCAAAAAGAGGCAATGTACTCTTGATGTTACTTTCCGAAACCAGAAATCATTTTATggtatttaagttttattattattttttaaagttttttgctctttaaatttaatttgttgaaCATTTCAATTATCctgtttttttcataattacagATGGAGGAACAAAAGCTGCTGAATTTACTAATTATCTTGTTTTTATGATCGCGAAAGATAATATGCCATTTGCGACAgtggaaaaaaaaggatttcGAACGTTTATGAAAATGGTTTCGCCGTTGTACAAGATTCCCAGTCGGAAAAAAATCACGAATTTAGTTGAAGAAAAGTACGAGTTTTTATCAGGTATGATAAAAACTCgattttcaaatattagaaatatatgtttaacaaCCGACATTTGGACGGATACGTTAAATACTAAAAGTTTCTTAGGTGTCACAGCTCATTATACATTGAAAGAAACATACAAATCTGTGACCATTGGTGTTACTGAACTAAACGACCGTCATACttctgaaaatataaaaatgtggtTGTTAAACATAATACACAATTGGAATATAGACAAAGAAAGCATTGTATGTGTTGTATCGGATAATGCCGCTAACATGAAAAAGGCAATTATAGATGCGTTTGGTattgaaaaacatttgttttgttttgcaCACACGTTGAACTTAATTCcctcaaatattattaaagaagatATTACTGTTaatgatttttgtaaaaaaattaaaagtattatttcatattttaaacattctgTGGTTGCTGCAGATCAATTGCGAGCTCATTCAGCCTTAAAGTTAATACAAAGTGTCGAAACTCGATGGAATTCGACTTACGACATGATTGTACGTTTTATTGAATTAGCAGATAAAATAAGTGGTATTCTTCTGCAACAACCTACAGCACCGATAATGTTGACTGCATCTGAATTACAAACAGcaaaagaatttgtttatttattgaagCCATTTAATGAATCtactaaaattatatgcgGTGAACATTATCTTACTGGCAGCAAAGTAATTCCGATTGTCCATacgttaaaaaacaaattagatATGCTTACACCAAAAACTGAAATAGGTGTTTACTTTAAACGTGCATTAGAACGTGAGTTCTCAAAAAGATTTagtaatattgaaaaagtttATCCGTTGGTGATAGCGACTATTTTAGATCCTCGATTTAAGAACCTTCattttgttgataaaattGCATACGCTCATTCTGTTAACAAAATCACgcaaatgata includes the following:
- the LOC105840848 gene encoding uncharacterized protein LOC105840848, whose translation is MPPSKSCYWKFFARTNEGGRCILCHQIVKTKGNTTNLRFYLARAHPKVLLQIKNTTDAETSGVTESSISTKQGKVMSQDETSIDLDIDVDDFELMAKSVSPSTSPSSSVTSNLSRSESSVSLPVAKKRQCTLDVTFRNQKSFYDGGTKAAEFTNYLVFMIAKDNMPFATVEKKGFRTFMKMVSPLYKIPSRKKITNLVEEKYEFLSESLEALNNVRGVAKFRK